A single Scleropages formosus chromosome 4, fSclFor1.1, whole genome shotgun sequence DNA region contains:
- the LOC108934178 gene encoding cyclic nucleotide-gated olfactory channel-like has protein sequence MTGQGPAEDTALSAHRLSVKTCLDDESERPDSTLSRVQSTCDDTSSELQRVADIEPQSGRRGLSRLVSLVIILREWAHKSLLEEEQRPDSFLERFRGPELRTAPSRTSQANDNDKDGKRSIRKKFNTFVVASADNTYYRWLFVIASAVLYNWALLVARACFDELQTESYILWLVLDYVSDVVYILDSCVRLRTGFLEQGLLVKDLSKLRDSYVHTLQFKLDVVSILPTDLAYIATGIHMPQLRFNRLLRFPRMFEFFDRTETRTNYPNIFRICNLVLYILVIIHWNACIYYAISKSLGFGSDTWVYPNVSDTEYDSLSRSYIYCLYWSTLTLTTIGEMPPPVRDEEYVFVVFDFLVGVLIFATIVGNVGSMISNMNATRAEFQARIDAIKHYMQFRKVSKELEARVIKWFDYLWTNEKAVDEQEVLKNLPNKLRAEIAINVHLETLKKVRIFQDCEAGLLVELVLKLRPQVFSPGDYICRKGDIGKEMYIIKEGRLAVVADDGVTQYALLTAGSCFGEISILNIKGSKMGNRRTANIRSIGYSDLFCLSKDDLMEAVTEYPDAKKVLEDRGREILTKEGLLDETLASKPSEEELEEKVERLEHSLDTLQTRFARLLSEYTAMQQRLKQRVSALEHQVQNASQGFVSDCDGNESTVLHALAMH, from the exons ATGACTGGCCAGGGGCCAGCGGAGGACACGGCTCTCTCGGCTCACCGGCTGTCCGTGAAGACATGTCTAGACGACGAGTCCGAGAGGCCTGACAGCACTTTGAGCAG AGTTCAGTCGACATGCGATGACACATCTTCAGAACTTCAACGAGTTGCTGACATTGAACCTCAAAGTGGCCGGAGGGGTCTGTCCCG GCTGGTGAGCCTCGTGATCATCCTAAGGGAGTGGGCTCACAAAAGCTTGCTGGAGGAAGAGCAGCGGCCCGATTCCTTCCTAGAGCGCTTCCGTGGTCCAGAGCTGAGGACCGCTCCCAGTCGCACCAGCCAGGccaatgacaatgacaaagaTGGCAAAAGGAGCATCAG GAAGAAGTTCAACACATTTGTTGTTGCATCTGCGGATAACACATACTACCGCTGGCTGTTTGTCATCGCTTCTGCCGTGCTTTACAACTGGGCCTTGTTGGTGGCAAG GGCTTGCTTTGATGAGCTGCAGACAGAAAGCTACATCCTTTGGCTGGTACTGGACTACGTTTCAGATGTAGTGTACATCCTGGACTCCTGTGTTCGATTACGGACAG GGTTCTTGGAGCAGGGTCTGCTGGTAAAAGACCTCTCCAAGCTTAGAGACAGCTACGTCCATACACTCCAGTTCAAGCTGGACGTGGTGTCCATCCTGCCAACAGATCTTGCTTACATTGCTACAGGCATTCACATGCCTCAGCTGCGCTTCAATCGGCTACTGCGCTTCCCCCGCATGTTTGAATTTTTTGACCGCACTGAGACACGCACCAACTACCCCAACATCTTCCGGATCTGCAACCTGGTGCTCTACATTCTCGTCATCATCCACTGGAATGCCTGCATCTATTATGCCATCTCCAAGTCTCTGGGCTTTGGCTCTGACACCTGGGTGTACCCCAATGTCTCAGACACAGAATATGACTCCCTCTCCCGAAGCTATATCTATTGCCTGTATTGGTCTACACTCACCCTCACGACCATTGGGGAGATGCCACCGCCTGTCAGGGACGAGGAGTACGTCTTTGTCGTCTTTGATTTTTTGGTCGGTGTGCTCATCTTTGCCACCATTGTAGGGAATGTGGGCTCCATGATCTCCAACATGAATGCCACTAGGGCCGAGTTCCAGGCTCGCATCGATGCCATCAAGCACTACATGCAGTTCCGCAAGGTCAGCAAGGAGTTGGAGGCACGTGTCATTAAGTGGTTTGATTACTTATGGACCAACGAGAAAGCAGTGGATGAACAGGAAGTGCTAAAGAACCTGCCTAACAAACTGCGTGCTGAGATTGCCATCAATGTGCACCTGGAGACATTAAAGAAGGTGCGCATCTTCCAAGACTGTGAAGCAGGTCTGCTAGTAGAACTGGTCCTCAAGTTGAGACCGCAGGTTTTCAGCCCTGGCGATTACATCTGCCGCAAGGGCGACATTGGCAAGGAGATGTATATCATTAAGGAGGGCCGTCTTGCAGTGGTTGCAGATGATGGGGTAACACAGTACGCTCTCCTGactgctggcagctgttttGGGGAAATCAGCATCCTCAACATCAAGGGCAGCAAGATGGGCAACCGGCGGACTGCCAACATCCGCAGCATTGGTTACTCTGACCTTTTCTGCCTTTCCAAGGATGACCTGATGGAGGCAGTTACAGAATACCCTGATGCCAAGAAGGTTTTGGAGGACCGAGGCCGGGAGATCCTAACGAAGGAGGGGCTGCTGGACGAAACCCTCGCAAGTAAGCCGAGCGAGGAAGAACTGGAGGAGAAAGTGGAGCGACTGGAGCACTCACTGGACACGCTGCAGACACGCTTTGCACGGCTCCTCAGCGAGTACACGGCCATGCAACAGCGGCTGAAACAGCGCGTTTCTGCTCTAGAGCACCAGGTACAGAACGCTTCCCAAGGGTTTGTTTCAGA CTGCGATGGCAATGAATCA ACAGTTCTGCACGCGCTGGCCATGCACTAA
- the dnaaf6 gene encoding dynein axonemal assembly factor 6, with translation MNEYYSPANVQALAALLCPPKEDDDDDEDCSSATAKLGPGDIGPHKETEINPAPRCKKNSADIWSEERLAEDEQSDGIADPIADPRQQPEYEIVLKQSVGTEDLFLGMSRKDPSSMCCESMLVRIKLPGTNVSEVDLDVKEQFLELRTPKFKLGLHLPHPVRAHKGKAQFIAEREVLEVSLPMNRLLDDLNLA, from the exons atgaatgaatattactCTCCGGCGAATGTACAAGCTCTGGCTGCCTTGCTGTGTCCCCCgaaggaggatgatgatgatgatgaagactgTTCG TCTGCAACAGCCAAATTAGGCCCTGGTGATATCGGTCCCCATAAAGAAACAGAGATCAACCCAG CACCACGTTGTAAAAAGAACAGCGCAGACATCTGGAGTGAGGAACGCTTGGCAGAGGATGAGCAGTCTGATGGCATTGCTGATCCCATTGCTGATCCCAGGCAACAGCCTGA GTATGAAATTGTTTTGAAGCAAAGTGTGGGTACAGAAGACCTGTTTCTTGGGATGAGTCGGAAAGACCCCTCGTCCATGTGTTGTGAGAGCATGTTG GTGAGGATCAAACTGCCTGGCACCAATGTCAGTGAAGTGGACCTGGATGTCAAAGAACAGTTTCTTGAACTCAGAACACCAAAATT TAAACTAGGTCTGCACCTGCCCCATCCGGTACGCGCTCACAAAGGAAAAGCTCAATTCATTGCGGAGAGGGAGGTGTTAGAAGTTTCTCTGCCCATGAACCGCCTCTTGGATGATCTCAACCTGGCTTAA
- the gpr34l gene encoding G protein-coupled receptor 34 like — protein MTESYTQGPAPPRGNPGNNGTCEVHDGFLSLVLPTGYSLIFIVGLLSNIAAVGVFFTRSHLDSSITVYMKHMALADLLLILCLPARIFYHNRHGPFYLCRVVGIAFYVSMYASIVFLSLISLDRYLKIIKPVRVFRIHQVEWSRKAAYVTWTVFALSSLYFLISDRGSKPCDTICFHFHRKKLTGGVINLMVVGLFYGLFLVFICVYGTIAMKLRTITLGGNESKARSRRNRVVMKTFVVPTVFTLCFLPYHVVRVPYVLSQMDVIQEESSKQMLHILNELVLCLSALNSCLDPVIYFFLSRIFRKTILCAIHGKFKKLYNVNQRGIIFNRSVNGLVRKEETSEQL, from the coding sequence ATGACCGAGTCCTACACCCAGGGGCCAGCTCCCCCAAGAGGCAATCCTGGCAACAACGGCACATGTGAGGTCCACGACGGCTTTCTTTCTCTGGTCCTTCCCACCGGATACTCCCTCATCTTCATCGTCGGACTGCTCAGTAACATTGCGGCGGTCGGTGTCTTTTTCACGAGGAGTCACTTGGACTCTTCCATTACAGTGTACATGAAGCATATGGCCCTGGCTGACCTGCTCCTGATTCTCTGCCTTCCGGCACGGATCTTTTATCACAACCGCCATGGACCCTTTTACCTTTGCAGGGTGGTGGGTATTGCATTCTATGTCTCCATGTACGCCAGCATCGTCTTCCTGAGCCTCATTAGCCTCGACCGCTATCTTAAGATAATCAAACCCGTGAGGGTCTTCAGGATCCATCAGGTGGAGTGGAGTCGCAAGGCTGCGTACGTCACGTGGACTGTCTTTGCCCTGAGCTCCCTGTACTTCTTAATCAGTGACAGGGGAAGCAAGCCTTGCgacaccatctgcttccacttCCACAGGAAAAAACTGACGGGAGGGGTTATCAACCTCATGGTGGTTGGCCTCTTTTATGGCCTCTTCCTCGTATTTATCTGCGTCTATGGGACAATCGCCATGAAGCTAAGAACTATAACGCTCGGTGGCAATGAGTCCAAAGCCAGGAGTCGTAGGAACAGGGTAGTCATGAAGACCTTTGTGGTGCCCACCGTTTTCACTCTTTGCTTCCTCCCCTACCATGTGGTGCGCGTCCCCTACGTCCTCTCCCAAATGGACGTCATCCAGGAAGAAAGCAGCAAGCAGATGCTGCACATCCTCAACGAGCTGGTGCTATGCCTGTCCGCCCTCAACAGTTGCCTGGATCCTGTCATCTACTTTTTCCTGTCCCGCATTTTCAGGAAAACCATCCTGTGCGCCATCCATGGAAAATTCAAGAAGCTGTACAACGTGAACCAGAGAGGAATCATTTTCAACAGATCAGTAAATGGGCTTGTTAGGAAAGAGGAAACTTCTGAGCAGCTATGA